A region of the Salvia splendens isolate huo1 chromosome 11, SspV2, whole genome shotgun sequence genome:
AAATAGAGCTTTTTTCCATTTGTTGGAATCTggtgattacaagagataacaaaaccgggcgtaatacaacccaaaagaaagaaaaggagaaactgaactaaatgaaattacaacgtaagaattcgaaacaaagaaccgtgaactaagtttagccgagtcgaggaggcctcttcccgcaagacgagatacgccccggtagtgctcttcggtttggcgtgtcgtccccaaaggtaaaacggctacgtctctattgatgcagcaccgcaatcactagagctccggcgaactggatggaggagagagcagagcttcgacagaaagacaatgcagagagagggagagagcttatgcagagaatgcttgtatgtgttgtgtcctaatgcagtggtatgactagcctatttataggccaagccaccatgcagggtcaaccagccattgaaggctcatcatggccaattcgtaaccgacgtcggttacaggcgtgtggcaggagtgtgccatccgtgtgtggagcgtgtggatttctcacgtggcacccgtgactgtgcctcgcttgacgacgtgtcaagccacttggattgctgactcggcggtggtccaaaaagaatagtttgggccaagccccaagaccaagaccaagtccaagtccaagatcgggatcgggatcgggcccgcggcccgcgcccacgagcacgagcacgagcacgggctcgggcggggcgggcggcggcggcgcgctcgtgtgcgcgcgtgtgggctttttcacccatcttgatccactataattattaagtaacataaagtcactcaatttaaacacattaaagatgtattaatcttccaatgtgggataattaacactagttaattattccctaagcacatgctccaagctttaattaaaagctaattatgcccaactttaatccactatttctcactcaccggaaatcggatttgagaaagtgaatatactacatttatctacgtaaaatgtagatcgacgctatatcatttaatttcacaaaattaaatgtctcgtcacatttattctttgatcaaaaccattgaccggacatatttaatccatgatttttacaccATTATCATTATTCTCTCTGATTTATTGAAGTGTGTAGAGTAGGTTGTTTTTCGTTTGTTTGTGCAGGGGGGTCAGGGGTGTGGATGGCCACAGTGACGGATTTAGGGGGTCGGCCGACTCCCTCCCCTTGCCACTAGTACCGCCGGAGTCGGGGTTCGGAGTTGCCGTCGACTCCACGACAGATCCAATTCGATCCCCCGACCCTATTGAGCACGTCGCATATGGAGTTGCACTGTTGCCGTCTGCGAACTGTGAAGAAATAAGCATTAGTCTGCTATTGAAGAAGACAAAGTCTAATATTTTGGATTACTAGTTTTGCTCGTTGGTCACTGGATCGAGATAGTTTTATCTTTTTGTTGATGGCACGCGAAGATTATAATATGTAGATTATTtgagattattattattattattattattattattataacatAGGAGCATTTGCAGCATTAGATGAAATCAATCGAGTATGATGAATTTTTAAATCTTTCTGAACCTGTCATACATTGATTTTAAATTTCGCTGAACTAACTTGCCATACATTGCTACACCAAAATTGCTTAAATCTTGATGTCGTTTGATTAGTCAAATGCCACATAAGCACCATAATTAACGGAGTTAAGATTGTGGTTACTATTTGTATTAAAATGGAACATAAACACAACTTTTTGTATTAGTTATGATAACTTGAAACCttttgtactaatttgaaacaaGGGTGATACACTTTGTATGAAAAATGTATTTACCCCCAATAAATCTACGGTAAGGTAAGAATCACCTAATCCTTTTcctaatacaaaaaaaaaaactagagcAAATCGAGGATTTGTGAAATTAGGGTTCAGATTGTTTGCCAATGTTTGATACTTACTCTCATCTTTTCATTTCGATTTCGctccaataaaaaaataatctcatttaaaAATTCAGAGTTTTTTTTCACATATATTATcactttttcattttcctttctttattttattttccttttatttcagCAATTATCATCCATCCATAGAATTAGAATTATTTTTAAAGTGGCCAATGACAACACTAGTTTCTTTTACATATTCGCAACATATTATTTGGTTGCTAAACACAATAGCATTACATACATAAGTAACATAATGAACAATAGTGATCAGAGAAATATAAAAGATGATATGAACGTGTCGCACCAATATAACATGTTTAGTTTTGATCAATTACAAAAAATTCGTTAACTAAAGTAGTCAATTACACAAGAACTCAACTAATCATCTTTTGTGTTTCCTTATGATAAGTTTTTGGTTAGTCCTTACTTTATTACTTAAATGATTAATGCGTGAACGAATTGTAATCctaatttttttactatatttaattAAGTTGAAGATAATATTCACGTATGGAAGTAAATCAAAAGCCACATCAATTAGGCATAATTATACTAATTCTGACCCAAACTCAATTAGAATGATTATATCTTGATTACTTGTCATTAACTTTTAACAGAATATTGGTCTTTGAGTAAAATCAGACGTGCTAAATTCATAAGACTAGTAAGTAGTACACTACTTATTCAATGATGAATTTTAACAGAATATCGGTCTTTGAATTTTTAGCTCATTCTATCCGAAGTTTTTTCTGATGTTACTATTTCCGGCTTTTTtatagtgtttttttttattcttccaTCCAAAAAAATTGTCTCATTTGTGtataatacaaattttaatgagaaattagtaaaataagagagaaagaaaaagaaatgataaaataaaagacagggagagaaaaaaatgaataaaatatgagaaatgagaaaaaatagataaaaagatAAGATAAAAACTTTGTTTTTTGAGTAATAGAGCTATTTTTTTTGCACCtctgacaaaaaaaaaatttggttaaTAGAATACTATTACTATCTTTGTTCCTGaaaagtatgattttttttcttttctgtaAGTTCCTTAAAAGTACGAATATTCTAATTTTTGGAAGAGAACTCTCTTCTTTATAATAAAGTGAAACTCATTCTCTACTAtcaatactttaaaaaaaatggataataaaatatttattacttcctccgttcatgaaaatgatgatttttttcctttttagccAGTCTCTTAAAAGTACAAATGTTTTAATTTTGGGAAGAgaactctcttctctctaataaAGTGAGTGCTGCACTGacaatactttaaaaactttttcttcTAACTCTCTTTTGttttaccaattatgtattaaaacatatactactaaactaaatgttcatacttttcagggacggagagaataataattttatgaatGGCCATGACCCATGAATTTAAATTGGGATTTGGACGGACTTACTTCACAACTGGTACATGAAACGTGATTATCGCCTTAATTAttcttaatataaaaataatgaataattcaGTATATTGGATCATGACTTGACCTAATCCCACATAATCCAAACCAAAATTCTCCAAATAGAATGACAGCTGGGATTTTTCAACATGTAGAACTATTTTATGAATCAAAATTTCATAGAAAAAACCTAAATAGTAGTaacaaaacacataaatttgaatataaatataaatataaatataaatataaatataaatataaatatcatgATTGGGAATTGAGGGCATTATGGAGATTTTTTAGTTTTccaatattactattattatttgttgGGCCGGAATGAACAAAAAGAAGAATAAGCCTCCTGTTTACTAAATGGGCCTCTCATGGACAACTGATTAGACAAGGTCAAATTAATAGTTGTAGTCCAAATTTGGAACTTAaatgtctttttttttctttttgattttaAGTTTAGTATGATGTGACACAATTTCATGACTTTTGAATATTGATATTATATCTCaatatcatgattttacttGCTCAAAAAATCCAATAACTATTAAGATATTATAATACtgttattaaaatatttgttcaataaaaatatgaatcaaTAGAATATATGTTTGATGTTTCCTTGGAATAATAATTCTGTTGGACTCAAAATATTATCTGATCAACAAACAGATGAAATATATAAATACTACACCACCTTTGACATCATAAcacttataaaattaataaaataatttcaaatagGTACTTTATATAATTACACCGACATATTCTTAGTTACGTGTTCCGCTTCCTGTCCATGGGGAAATAATTTGTCTATTTTGTGATGGACAATTTCAATAACGTGCATGCATGGCATCACCGTTCCACGTTCCACGTTCATAACCTTATCCATTTATTAATTTCACAAATATCTATGTATTGCTTTTCAGTTTTTCTCTAATCTTTCCTTTCAAACAATTAATTTCATGctagttatttatttatttatttatagtgaTTCTAAGCATACATTGTagaatatagtactccctccattcaaAACAAATAGGCATATTGGTGGATGGCACCATTATAATGAGacattagtaaaataagaagaaaaaaaagtataaaaaatgggagaagtataaaagaaaatttttatttttaaaatgaaaatattttttatgaatattttaaaaaataaaataagattattttactTAGTGAATATTAAATAAAGGCATAAGAGATTCAATACCTGCAGTGGCGAAGCTATATGAGGGGGGGCATGGTCCCCCACCAGTTTCAGTTTTACTAGCATTTTATACAGACATATATCTACAAATATATTATGGATATATAGCACAGGTGGTTGGTGACTCTGCCTTTTTACCTCAACTCCAGTCAGTGGCGAAGCCACGTCGGGGCCAGGGGGCCCATGGTCCCCCCACCAATTTCTCGCTTGCCTATATATTATATGTGCAAACTATGCTTTACATGTTATTTGAATGGCAGTTGGATGTAGGCGTCGTCTTCAATTGGGATCTCCCGAGTTCGACTCCTCTTCGTCCCATTTCCTCTTCTTTCTGTTgaatttttctctcttttttttctatttatgcaTTATAGTGTGTACTTTTCCCTCttgctttctatttttagagCATAATATTTGTTCTCTTTTAAACTACTAATTATGTTAATTCAAAATCTTTGTTACTTTGTACTTTCTTCTATCATTATacttataataaaaattttaaaaattattctgTTCTACTGGTATTTGttaaaatttatactattattatttttattttctatagtAAACATTTAAACATCATAAAAATTCGCTTTCATCCATTATATTTACGTAAAAATCGAAATATTGGTTATTTCAAGCTTTCAACGTCACCTACATCTATCTGTTAACCGTGATTTAGGCCCCCATCGTAAAAATTCTGGCTTCGTCACTGACTCCCGTGTTCGAATACCACAAGGGCTATAAACATCACAAAGTTTTTTTCTAGTTTCACAAAGCTTCTCTAATTTAGTTTTATCCTTAGTCTTGTTTCCATAAAATTCTAAGAAATCCATAAATGtatcttataaatattattagtaaattcaattttaaagttatgtCACACGTATTATCCATTTTTCTCGTAGTCCCCATCTAGGCCGCATAAGTTTTtgaatgaaacaaaaaatatctcACAACCATGAAGAGTAAATGGGTCCCTCAACATTAAAATTCTGGCTTCGACACTGAATATGATTGGCTGATTTTCGTATTGTCCAAAAATATCTCTTTTTTCTACAGGTCTCAGCGATAAGAAGTGATAACTTACGGCAATGACTTTTCTTAAATTTAATCTTCATTTGACAGCTATAATGGCTATGCAGAATTGAAGGATAACTAACAAGTTCGGAAGTTCCCAATTTGATTGAGATATCAATAAAGATTACCAACCAATTGAAATTTAAGTTTTACTACTAATTTAAGCTTTtgtttaaaaatttcaaaacacTCCTCAGAAATTTCGAAGTTACTTACGTAGGTAATTTGAAAAGGATGTTCTGAATTCTACATTTATTTatcttgaaaatattaaatattatttgcATAGATATTTATTTTCCACAGTTTCTCGAAAGAAATTGACACCTACAACCTAAACTCGCACCGatatttatacaaattaaaaattttttgtcataatataAATGAATTACTCTCCTATTTATATGACGTTTGACACCCGTCGGTTATATGTCGAATTATCACATACTACACGTCAGTAAATTAGCCTCATTTGTAGGTGAATATTGCCATCTACCCCCAACCACATGATTGGTTCGCACCCGCATGTGGTGATGCTCGCGTAGCACGAGATCATTATGCGGCTGATACCCGTTCCAACAAACTAGGCTTTAACGCCGATCACGCAAGCGGCCGTCAAGCAGTAGGGCGGCGCCGGCGCCTATTTTTATATAGAATATGTCACTAAAAtagtttaatttaaaatttttatgatTTGTGCATATATGATAAGAAAAAagttactagtatttaataaaaattgtaCTTCATATacttatttttatgatttttaaacCAATATCCCAATACAAAATACCTACaagtttaattatatacatgtgCATTTATTACAACTCATTTCGTTATTCACTGAAATTAATTTATTCCCAAACAATTTTTTGGTTAGTAATCATAGACTCAAGAATTTAATTAGATTCAACtttccaataatttttttaaaaaaacaaacttttATATAGACCTCAAAAAAATGAGAGGGCTTATAAACAGAAGAGGTGAATTCATCTACGCAATCGGGCCCTCACACCGCCTACATAATAAGCGGGCCCGCAAAATCTGCTGAGGAGAAAGATCTCATTCTGCAATCGGCGAGCTCGTTCCATGGCAGCCGCGGCCGCCGGAGCGAAGAACGCCGCCGCCAAGCACAAAGAGATCAAAggcctcctcctcggccgctaCGAGGTCGGCAAGCTCCTCGGCCACGGCACCTTCGCCAAGGTCTACCACGCGCGCAACGTGAAGACCAATGAGAGCGTCGCGATCAAGGTCATCGACAAGGAGAAGATCGTCAAGCTCAGCCTCACCGCGCAAGTCAAGCGCGAGATCTCCATCCTCCGCCGCGTCCGCCACCCTAACATCGTCCAATTGTTCGAGGTCATGGCCACGAAAACGAAGATCTACTTCGTCATGGAATACGTCAAGGGCGGCGAGCTCTTCAGCAAGGTCGCCAAAGGTCGATTGAAGGAGGAAGTCGCGAGGAAATACTTCCAGCAGCTGATCTCCGCTATCTCCTTCTGCCACGCGCGCGGCGTCTACCACCGCGATCTGAAGCCGGAAAACATCCTCCTCGACGAGGAAGGGAATCTGAAGGTCTCCGATTTCGGATTGAGCGCGATTTCCGAGCAGATCAAGCAGGACGGATTATTCCACACATTATGCGGCACGCCGGCGTACGTCGCGCCGGAAGTGCTCGCGAGGAAGGGGTATAACGGTCAGAAGGTCGATATATGGAGCTGCGGCGTCGTTTTGTTCGTTTTGATGTCAGGATACCTCCCCTTCCACGACCAGAACGTGATGGCGATGTATAAGCGGATTTACAAAGGGGATTTCAAGTGCCCTAGGTGGTTCTCCCCTGAATTGTACCGATTGGTGACTCGTATGCTCGATGCCAATCCGGAAACGAGGATCATGATCCCAGAGATTATGAACAACAGGTGGTTCAAGAGGGGGTTTAAGCACGTCAGATTCTACATCGAGGATGATAAAATGTGCAGCGTTAACGACGAGGATGTGTTCGAGGATTGCCTCTCCGAGCTATCGCAGTCGGAATCAGACTCTGAGCTGAAGATCAGGAGGAAGCTGCCTAGCTTGAACGCGTTCGACATAATCTCCTTCTCGCGTGGCTTTGATCTGTCGGGGCTGTTTGAGGAAGGAGGCGCGAACAGTGGCACGCGATTTGTGACAACTGCATCGGTTTCGACAGTGATATCGAAGCTGGAGGAGATCGCGAGTGTTGTGAGCTTTACACTTAGGAAGAATGATTTCAGAGTGAGCCTTGAGGGGTCGAGGAATGGTGTGAAGGGGCCGTTGACGATTGTGGCTGAGATATTCGAATTAACGCCGTTGTTGAGAGTGGTTGAGGTGATGAGAAAGGGAGGTGACAGATTAGAATATGAGGAATTCTGTAACAAAATATTGAGGCCTGGATTGCTCAGCCTCACCATGGGAATTGCTAAGGATTCTATACCTCCTTCAACTGATTTGGATTCCGACAGTGAATACAGTGACTCACAAGGGTAAAGGTAGCATTTTGCTATGTTTTCTTGGTTTAACCCCATTCAATACCTAGAGTTAGATGAAGATCAGATGTAAGCTCATCACAGAAGATGAAGTAGGCCATGTAAAATCCTCTAGAGAAAGAATGCACTGCACAACTTAATTGTTGATGTAATCCTTCAAGAATTCTCTATGTAACAATACACACTTTCCTtgtaaataatactccttcaTTGTCCTTTGTTGAAAGATTTGcatttgatgaaataaacacaAGACTTTTCAAGGTGATTTACTGATGAAAATCAAGATCCTCATTTTACAAAGAGTTAACAAGTGAGAGAACTAATTAGGATCAGAGCCCTGCTTCTTATGTTTCTTCTCAGCCTTTTTCTTACTCTTACTCCCTCCAGCTGCCTTTCTGCTGCTGCCTCCTTCGCTTCCACTTCCCTTTTGCCTGTTCCTCCCAGACGTGCCCTTGCCCTTCTGCTCGACCCTGTGCCTATCGTTCTTGCTCGCTGCAAAATGATCGTCAGATGTGCAGGGCGGATCGTACACATCCGGACCCCATGAAACCCGGCATTCCTCTGCTGGTCTTCCTTCTTTCTCGCGACTTCCTCTTAGGGCCGAAACCAGATTCAGTTGAGCTGTTTGCGTGCTTCATTCTTCACCAATATTCGATCTTCTAATATATCCTCCTCCTCATTGTCACTGCCTGGGTCAGATTTTACATACCCCATTTGAGCTAATAATGCTTCTTCAGATAaatcatcttcatcttcttcttccacctCCTCAATGTGATAGCTATCTACATTATTTTTCCCATTATTGATCTTAAGCTGAACCGGTATGCTTGTTCTTAGCTCGTCTATTATATCATCATCATGATGATGATCATATCCTGAAGAAGCACGACCGTAACACATAGCTTTCGAATTTTCGAATGTACAGCAAAAGGAAATGTCCTCCATTTACAATCAACAAGATGAATTAtatctgaaaaataaaaaatgcacagAATGAATGCAAATATAAAACAGATAG
Encoded here:
- the LOC121756091 gene encoding uncharacterized protein LOC121756091 codes for the protein MCYGRASSGYDHHHDDDIIDELRTSIPVQLKINNGKNNVDSYHIEEVEEEDEDDLSEEALLAQMGGSREKEGRPAEECRVSWGPDVYDPPCTSDDHFAASKNDRHRVEQKGKGTSGRNRQKGSGSEGGSSRKAAGGSKSKKKAEKKHKKQGSDPN
- the LOC121756464 gene encoding CBL-interacting serine/threonine-protein kinase 12-like; the protein is MAAAAAGAKNAAAKHKEIKGLLLGRYEVGKLLGHGTFAKVYHARNVKTNESVAIKVIDKEKIVKLSLTAQVKREISILRRVRHPNIVQLFEVMATKTKIYFVMEYVKGGELFSKVAKGRLKEEVARKYFQQLISAISFCHARGVYHRDLKPENILLDEEGNLKVSDFGLSAISEQIKQDGLFHTLCGTPAYVAPEVLARKGYNGQKVDIWSCGVVLFVLMSGYLPFHDQNVMAMYKRIYKGDFKCPRWFSPELYRLVTRMLDANPETRIMIPEIMNNRWFKRGFKHVRFYIEDDKMCSVNDEDVFEDCLSELSQSESDSELKIRRKLPSLNAFDIISFSRGFDLSGLFEEGGANSGTRFVTTASVSTVISKLEEIASVVSFTLRKNDFRVSLEGSRNGVKGPLTIVAEIFELTPLLRVVEVMRKGGDRLEYEEFCNKILRPGLLSLTMGIAKDSIPPSTDLDSDSEYSDSQG